From the uncultured Trichococcus sp. genome, one window contains:
- a CDS encoding DEAD/DEAH box helicase encodes MNYTTFEDFAISEEIVTALKALRYFKPTQVQQEVIPLTLKGKDIIVESQTGSGKTVSFGVPLCESVSWEENRPQALILVPTRELALQVKEDITNIGRLKRIKATAVFGKTSFDTQKSELRQKSHIVVGTPGRVLDHLQKGTMKFDKIRYLVLDEADEMLNMGFIEQVEAIIDYLPKQRQTLLFSATMPNEVVRLASFYMKKDSVSVKMESDETSKPKILQSFIRVQESGKPKQLLDLLTVENPDSCIIFCNTQEAVNGLYTFLSKAGLPIDKMHGGMVQDDRTAVMDDFRKGKLRYLVATDVAARGIDVDNVTHVVNYDVPEEKESFIHRTGRTGRAGKTGVALTLVTPSEERSWQVVKDFAQQEITEIDPPSARFVQHHKAAFEKKLQERPVIKRARNRELNKDITKVYFNGGKKKKLRAIDFVGTLTNIPGVDADDIGIITIQENVTYIEILNGKGPHVISEMQNRTVKGKALKVHKAKK; translated from the coding sequence ATGAATTATACAACATTTGAAGACTTCGCAATCAGCGAAGAAATCGTTACGGCACTAAAGGCATTGCGTTATTTCAAACCGACGCAAGTACAACAGGAGGTCATCCCGCTGACCTTAAAGGGCAAAGATATCATTGTCGAATCGCAGACCGGCAGCGGCAAGACCGTCAGTTTCGGCGTACCGTTGTGCGAAAGTGTGAGCTGGGAGGAAAACCGTCCGCAGGCGCTGATTTTGGTTCCGACAAGGGAGCTGGCGCTGCAGGTGAAAGAGGATATCACCAACATCGGACGGCTGAAGCGGATCAAGGCCACTGCTGTCTTCGGCAAGACTTCCTTCGATACGCAAAAATCGGAATTGAGACAGAAAAGCCATATCGTAGTGGGGACGCCTGGTCGAGTATTGGATCATCTGCAAAAAGGGACAATGAAATTCGACAAGATACGCTACCTGGTCCTTGATGAAGCGGATGAGATGTTGAATATGGGCTTCATTGAACAAGTGGAAGCCATCATCGATTACCTGCCGAAACAAAGACAAACGCTGCTGTTCTCCGCGACCATGCCGAATGAAGTGGTGCGTTTGGCCAGCTTCTATATGAAGAAAGACAGCGTTTCGGTGAAAATGGAAAGCGACGAGACATCCAAACCGAAGATTCTGCAATCCTTCATCCGCGTCCAAGAATCGGGTAAACCCAAGCAACTATTGGATCTGCTGACCGTTGAGAATCCGGACAGTTGCATCATCTTCTGCAATACGCAGGAAGCCGTAAACGGACTGTACACATTCTTGAGCAAAGCCGGTTTGCCGATCGATAAGATGCACGGCGGGATGGTGCAGGATGACCGCACAGCCGTCATGGATGATTTCCGCAAAGGGAAATTGCGCTATCTGGTGGCAACGGATGTGGCTGCGCGCGGCATCGATGTCGATAACGTGACGCATGTCGTCAATTATGATGTCCCCGAGGAGAAAGAGAGCTTCATCCACCGTACCGGCAGGACCGGCCGCGCCGGCAAAACGGGGGTAGCCTTGACCTTGGTTACGCCTAGTGAGGAAAGAAGCTGGCAGGTAGTGAAAGACTTCGCTCAGCAGGAAATCACCGAAATCGATCCGCCGAGTGCCCGCTTCGTGCAGCATCACAAAGCGGCTTTCGAAAAGAAACTGCAGGAACGCCCAGTCATCAAACGCGCGCGCAACCGGGAATTGAACAAGGACATCACCAAAGTCTATTTCAACGGCGGCAAGAAGAAAAAACTGCGCGCCATCGATTTCGTCGGCACGCTGACCAACATTCCCGGCGTCGATGCGGATGACATCGGCATCATCACGATCCAGGAAAACGTGACCTACATCGAAATCCTGAACGGCAAAGGGCCGCATGTGATTTCCGAGATGCAGAACCGCACCGTCAAAGGCAAAGCGTTGAAAGTGCATAAAGCAAAGAAATAG